From the genome of Streptococcus marmotae, one region includes:
- a CDS encoding HDIG domain-containing metalloprotein: MTVYTEDEEYMAYVGHLIQKPKVQKLATIPHHYYSTRLEHSIHVSYTSYKIAKKLGWDAKSTARGALLHDLFYYDWRETKFRKSHAWVHPRIAKRNAQKLTKLNKVEEDIIVKHMFGATIAPPRYKESWIVTCVDKYWAVREATLPLQKMWKERHISIR, encoded by the coding sequence ATGACAGTATATACAGAAGATGAAGAGTACATGGCTTATGTTGGACACTTAATCCAAAAGCCCAAGGTACAAAAGCTCGCTACAATCCCTCATCATTACTATTCGACACGTTTGGAGCATTCCATTCATGTGTCCTATACCAGCTACAAGATTGCTAAAAAATTGGGCTGGGATGCAAAATCAACGGCTCGAGGGGCTCTCTTGCATGATTTGTTCTATTATGATTGGCGTGAAACTAAATTTCGGAAAAGCCATGCTTGGGTACATCCGCGAATTGCGAAGCGCAATGCACAAAAACTGACCAAGCTCAACAAGGTCGAAGAAGATATTATTGTCAAGCATATGTTTGGTGCAACCATTGCCCCACCACGTTATAAGGAATCTTGGATTGTGACGTGTGTAGATAAGTATTGGGCAGTAAGAGAAGCAACACTTCCCTTACAAAAAATGTGGAAAGAACGGCATATTTCCATTCGTTAA
- a CDS encoding TrmH family RNA methyltransferase produces the protein MEVIRSKSNRLIKETKKLHQKKYRKESYLIEGWHLFEEARKANAEIERVFVLENYVDQVTGSIPVTVVSPEIVQDLSDSQTPQGIVAQVALKQPLFPKQLTGKYLVLEDVQDPGNVGTMIRTADAAGYDAVFISDKSADIYSLKTLRSMQGSHFHLPIYRVAIDDLLGQFKANKVRILATTLSAHSVDYKAIRVPDSFAIIMGNEGQGISRLVEEQADELVHIQMPGQAESLNVAVAAGILLFSFI, from the coding sequence ATGGAAGTGATTCGCTCCAAGTCTAATCGCTTGATAAAGGAAACGAAAAAATTACATCAGAAGAAATACCGCAAAGAATCTTACTTGATTGAGGGCTGGCATTTATTTGAAGAGGCACGTAAAGCAAATGCTGAGATTGAGCGAGTGTTTGTACTCGAAAATTATGTAGATCAGGTAACAGGTTCTATTCCGGTAACGGTTGTCAGTCCGGAGATAGTACAAGACCTGTCAGATAGTCAAACACCACAGGGTATCGTAGCTCAGGTAGCTCTAAAACAGCCTCTCTTTCCTAAACAATTAACAGGAAAATACCTTGTTTTAGAAGATGTACAGGATCCAGGAAATGTCGGAACTATGATTCGGACAGCTGATGCTGCAGGCTATGATGCAGTTTTTATCTCAGATAAGTCTGCAGATATTTATAGCCTAAAAACCCTACGTTCTATGCAGGGCAGTCATTTCCATCTGCCGATTTATCGTGTGGCAATCGATGATCTTCTTGGCCAGTTTAAAGCAAATAAAGTACGCATCTTAGCGACAACCTTATCTGCACATTCTGTGGATTACAAAGCGATTCGGGTACCTGATTCGTTTGCAATCATTATGGGAAATGAAGGCCAAGGCATTTCAAGATTGGTAGAAGAGCAGGCAGACGAGTTGGTCCACATTCAGATGCCTGGTCAAGCAGAAAGTCTAAATGTTGCCGTAGCAGCAGGTATTTTACTCTTTAGCTTTATTTAA
- a CDS encoding acylphosphatase has translation MKKVKMIASGRVQGVGFRWSVQFLAGEIGDIYGRVWNNDDGTVTILAQSSDTAKLSQFIHEIRKGPSRMAKVTYLDVTLAHFEDFSDFQVKQWY, from the coding sequence ATGAAAAAAGTCAAAATGATTGCATCAGGTCGTGTACAAGGAGTTGGTTTCCGTTGGTCTGTCCAATTTCTTGCAGGAGAAATCGGAGATATCTATGGCCGAGTCTGGAATAATGATGACGGAACGGTCACCATTCTTGCTCAATCAAGCGATACTGCTAAGCTCAGCCAATTTATCCATGAAATCCGAAAAGGTCCCTCTCGTATGGCAAAAGTAACCTATTTGGATGTCACCCTCGCTCATTTTGAAGACTTTAGCGATTTTCAGGTCAAACAGTGGTATTAG
- the yidC gene encoding membrane protein insertase YidC, with the protein MKTSKRIVLSGFVLSMLFFLSGCVKTKNGVPTGEGWVYKFLVEPMGTVIKFFAENQGLGFGVAIIVVTICVRLLILPLGIYQSWKATYQSEKMHYLKPILGPIQERMKNASSQEEQLAAQQELFATQKEYGVSMFGGIGCLPLLIQMPFFSALFYAARYTEGIADASFMGIALGKPSLILTVAAGVLYYFQSLLMQVGVDEEQKKQMKSMMWMNPIMITFFSWSSPAGVTLYWVVGGFIGILQQVITNFFLKPKLRRQIAEEFEQNPPKPLHTSTRVKDVTPTMDTAITTSSSKKKNRNAGKQRSR; encoded by the coding sequence GTGAAAACATCAAAACGTATTGTATTATCAGGATTTGTCCTATCCATGCTCTTCTTCCTATCGGGCTGTGTAAAGACCAAAAACGGTGTCCCAACTGGAGAAGGTTGGGTCTACAAATTCCTCGTTGAACCAATGGGCACTGTCATCAAGTTCTTTGCTGAAAATCAAGGCCTAGGATTTGGAGTTGCTATCATCGTCGTAACTATCTGTGTCCGCCTACTCATCTTACCACTTGGTATTTACCAATCGTGGAAAGCCACCTACCAATCTGAGAAAATGCATTATCTCAAGCCTATCTTGGGTCCAATCCAAGAGCGAATGAAAAATGCAAGCTCACAAGAAGAACAGTTGGCTGCTCAACAAGAACTCTTTGCTACTCAGAAAGAATATGGGGTGAGCATGTTTGGTGGAATAGGCTGTCTACCACTCCTCATCCAAATGCCTTTCTTCTCAGCTCTGTTCTATGCTGCACGCTATACAGAAGGAATTGCGGATGCTAGTTTCATGGGAATCGCCCTTGGAAAGCCAAGTCTTATCCTTACTGTAGCAGCTGGAGTTCTCTACTACTTCCAATCACTTCTCATGCAGGTTGGTGTTGATGAAGAACAGAAGAAACAAATGAAATCAATGATGTGGATGAACCCAATCATGATTACATTCTTCTCATGGAGTTCTCCTGCCGGCGTCACTCTTTACTGGGTTGTCGGTGGATTTATCGGAATCCTTCAACAAGTGATTACCAACTTCTTCCTCAAACCAAAACTGCGCAGACAAATTGCAGAAGAATTTGAACAAAATCCTCCAAAACCACTTCACACAAGCACTCGTGTAAAAGATGTCACCCCAACAATGGATACAGCGATTACTACATCGTCTTCTAAAAAGAAAAATCGCAACGCTGGAAAGCAACGTTCGAGATAA
- the greA gene encoding transcription elongation factor GreA: MAEKTYPMTLEEKQKLEKELEELKLVRRPEIVERIKIARSYGDLSENSEYEAAKDEQAFVEGQISMIETKIRYAEIVNSDAVAADEVAIGKMVTVQEVGETDEEVYTIVGAAGADAFANKVSNESPIGQALIGKKTGDVVTVQTPVGSYDIKILKVEKAK; this comes from the coding sequence ATGGCAGAAAAAACATATCCAATGACACTTGAAGAAAAACAAAAATTGGAGAAAGAATTAGAAGAATTAAAACTCGTTCGTCGTCCTGAAATTGTTGAACGGATTAAGATTGCACGTTCATACGGAGACCTATCAGAAAACTCCGAGTACGAAGCAGCAAAAGACGAACAAGCCTTTGTCGAAGGGCAAATCTCGATGATTGAGACGAAAATTCGCTATGCAGAGATTGTTAACAGCGATGCTGTTGCAGCTGATGAAGTTGCAATCGGTAAAATGGTTACAGTCCAAGAAGTGGGTGAAACAGATGAGGAAGTCTACACCATTGTTGGTGCTGCTGGAGCAGATGCTTTTGCCAACAAAGTCTCAAATGAAAGCCCAATTGGTCAAGCTTTGATTGGCAAGAAAACAGGCGATGTTGTGACAGTTCAAACACCGGTCGGAAGCTATGACATTAAGATTTTGAAGGTTGAAAAAGCAAAGTAG
- the mltG gene encoding endolytic transglycosylase MltG — translation MANDSHEKDTQSSSFRDKILRDLEEIKRQSDSKRPTGSLTTDENIAEGHSEQATTQPRVSIKLPLVADEESGSLVTRFSGDTEQEEPEKVVPAEIQDSPEQASEMAQHSSTPFDEVPVATAVVVLDEASAEPDDLTETLAIHKHSIRDRLQKAEAPRAELEDTIITPTPKQQTTNREAATRRRHRQRRKQDSIAKRIVKVVVSLVLLLLVVTAVTGYLYLKSSLEPVNAQATENIQVEIPEGSSTKEIARILEGSNLIKNATVFNYYAKLKSYNNFQSGFYNLNQSMSVDELAKILQEGGTATAQDPISGKILVVEGSTINQIAQAVTKNVYKNSKDEKTPFTADDFLATVKNEEFINKMVAAYPRLLSTLPAADSGATYRLEGYLFPATYDYKPDTTMEGLVELMIAAMDERLQPYYDQLAAKGLDVNQLLTLASLVEKEGATDADRRTIAGVFYNRLNTGMPLQSNIAILYAMGKLGEKTTLKEDAAIDTTINSPYNIYTNTGLMPGPVDSPSQAAIEATFAPNKTNYYYFVADVTTGTVYFAETGEEHEQNVEKYVNSKLNN, via the coding sequence ACCACGAGTGAGCATCAAATTACCCTTGGTAGCCGATGAAGAATCTGGTTCGTTGGTGACGCGTTTCTCAGGAGATACTGAACAGGAAGAACCAGAAAAAGTAGTCCCTGCTGAGATTCAGGATTCTCCTGAGCAAGCAAGCGAAATGGCTCAGCACTCGAGTACACCTTTTGACGAGGTTCCAGTAGCAACGGCTGTTGTTGTACTAGATGAGGCTTCTGCTGAACCAGACGATTTGACTGAGACGTTGGCTATTCATAAACATTCGATAAGAGATAGGCTTCAAAAAGCAGAAGCCCCACGAGCAGAATTGGAGGATACCATTATTACCCCGACTCCGAAACAGCAGACAACAAACAGGGAAGCAGCGACGCGTCGCCGTCATCGTCAGCGTAGAAAGCAAGATAGTATTGCCAAACGCATTGTAAAAGTAGTTGTCTCACTGGTTTTACTGTTATTAGTTGTGACGGCTGTGACAGGCTATCTGTATTTAAAATCAAGTCTTGAACCTGTCAATGCACAAGCGACAGAAAATATCCAAGTAGAGATTCCAGAAGGTTCATCAACCAAAGAAATCGCTCGTATCCTTGAAGGAAGTAACTTGATTAAAAATGCAACAGTCTTTAACTACTATGCAAAGCTAAAAAGCTATAATAATTTCCAAAGTGGATTTTACAATTTGAATCAGTCAATGAGTGTTGATGAGTTGGCTAAAATCTTGCAAGAAGGTGGTACAGCGACAGCGCAAGACCCAATTTCTGGGAAAATCCTTGTCGTTGAAGGATCTACAATCAATCAGATTGCGCAAGCTGTGACCAAAAATGTCTACAAGAATAGCAAGGATGAAAAGACACCATTTACAGCAGACGACTTTTTGGCAACGGTAAAAAATGAAGAGTTTATCAATAAGATGGTAGCGGCCTATCCAAGACTCCTGTCTACCTTGCCTGCTGCAGATAGTGGAGCAACGTATCGTTTAGAAGGTTACCTTTTCCCAGCAACGTATGATTACAAGCCAGACACTACTATGGAAGGGTTGGTTGAACTAATGATTGCTGCGATGGATGAGCGTTTGCAACCCTATTATGACCAGTTAGCAGCAAAAGGATTGGATGTCAATCAATTATTGACCTTAGCTTCACTCGTTGAAAAAGAAGGAGCGACCGATGCGGATCGTCGAACTATCGCAGGGGTGTTCTACAACCGCCTTAATACTGGAATGCCGTTGCAATCCAATATTGCTATCTTGTATGCAATGGGCAAACTGGGTGAAAAAACGACGCTAAAAGAAGATGCAGCAATTGACACCACCATCAATTCTCCTTATAATATTTATACTAATACAGGATTGATGCCTGGTCCGGTAGACAGTCCAAGTCAGGCTGCGATTGAAGCAACTTTTGCACCAAATAAGACCAACTATTATTACTTTGTTGCAGATGTCACAACTGGAACCGTGTATTTCGCAGAGACAGGCGAAGAACATGAGCAAAATGTTGAGAAATATGTCAATAGTAAATTAAACAACTAG